TCAGACATCCCGGCAGAGTTATCTTGGAAGAGCTGCGCTACTGGCAACAGGACTCATCATAGCTGTGGCCGTGGGTCTGCATTGCTACACGGTTCCTCCTATGAAGGCAGAGAGGGTAAAGGTGAAGGAGGTGGACCTGTGGCAGGAAGGCTTCACCATTGGAAACCGGGATGGAGAAGTGGTCTTCAGGATGGCCTTCCAATCAGGCGTCCTTGACCTGGAATCTTGTTCTAAGGAAGGGGGAGTTTTAAGCTGTACTGGTACAGAAAGGGGGATGTTCAGCTTCCTCATGCAGACTGTCAAACCCAACGAGGCGGTGACGTGCTACATCATCCGCTGGGAAGAGTTTGAGGCAGACTCTGCGGTGGAACACAAAATGTTCTGGGGGGACGCCCACTGGTATGGAGGCTACGAGATGAGCAGACAGCAATGGCCAATCAGTCTACCTGGAAGCCAGGAACCTGCGCCGTTTGTGACTAGTGATGTCTATTCTTTCAGAAACAGCTTTGGGGGCATCTTGGAGAGGTATTGGTTGTCCTCCAAAGCAGCTGCCGTCAAGATAAGTGACTCTGTGCCCTTCCACCTTGGGTTCAACGCTTCGGAAAGGTCCCTCATATTCCAAGCCAGGTATAAAGATTCTCCATATGAGCCGTTGAACGAGCCCTTCCCACAGTTGAGTTACCATGTCTGCATAGGTTCAGACATTACCTCTGTCCACCGGTACATGGCCCAGGTCCATTTCAGGAAACCTTTGAAGGTGCCTTCAGAAAGGATGTTCCAGTTTCCAATCTGGTCAACGTGGGCCATGTACAAGAAGGAGATTAACCAAGAGAAAGTTCTGGGATTTGCACAGATGATTAAAAAGCACGGTTTCAAATACAGCCACATTGAAATTGATGACATGTACACACAGAATTATGGTGATTTTGACTTTGACCGTTCGAAGTTCCCTCAGGCAACAGATATGTTCGAAAAGCTTAAGAAGGATGGCTTCAATGTCACCATCTGGATACACCCTTTTGTACATAAAAGTTCCCCAAACTTTGAGGAGGGAATAGAGAAGAAGCTTTTTGTCACGGAACCACAAGGGACACTCCCTGCCATGGTTGTGTGGTGGAACGGTGTGGGCGCCATATTGGATTTCACCAACCCTTCGGCTAGAAAATGGTTCCAGAGACACCTGAGGCAACTCCGCACTAAGTACGGTGTCTCGTCCTTCAAGTTTGATGCCGGTGAGACGTGCTACCTTCCCAAACAATTCCACACTTTCCACACCTTGGCAGATCCCAGCATTTGGTCCCGGCGTTATGCGGAAATGGCCATTCCATTTCACGAGCTTGCCGAAGTCCGAGTCGGCTACCGATCCCAGCACATCTCTTGTTTTGTTCGTATCATTGACCGGGACTCCATTTGTGGGTATGAACTTGGGCTGAAGTCCTTGATACCAACGGTGCTGACCATTGGCCTCCTGGGATACCCTTTTGTACTGCCCGATATGATTGGCGGGAATTTTCTCCCTAACAAAACGGAAGGTGCTGTCGACATCCCAGATCGGGAGCTCTACATCCGATGGCTGGAGCTGTCGGCCTTCATGCCTTCCATGCAGTTCTCCATCCCACCGTGGCTTTACGACAGAGAGGTCATAGACATCGCCCTGAAGTTCACCAGGCTCCACGAGTCTTTGGTTGCCCCCCTCTTGCTGGAGCTGGCCGGGGAGACCACCGACACTGGGGACCCCATCATCCGGCCCATCTGGTGGATTTCTCCCCACGACGAGGCTGCACACAAGATCGATTCCCAGTTCCTCATTGGGGACACCCTGATGGTGGCCCCCGTCTTGGAGATGGGCAAGCAAGAGAGAGACATTTACATCCCAGCTGGCAAATGGCGCAGCTACAAAGGGGAGCTCTTTGAAAAGACACCCCTTCTTCTTAAGGACTACTCTGTCCCTTTGGACGAAGCGCCTTATTTTGTTTTGAATTCGTAAGCTGCCTTGGGGCCAGGGAAAGGCCTTGGAGCGACCTCGTCTCTAGCCCTCAAGGTGACTTTGACTTAATCAGTTTATCTTAAAAGAAAAGCTCTTTTttcacagttttttttttttttaatgctaatgTATTCCAGTTACAGACCTCATCTGGCTTTTAGTTCTGCTGAATCTGTGCAGCTTGCAATCTTTTTATCTCACTCTTCCAGGATGGGGAAGGGCCGTTATCTCCCATGTTGCAGAAGGCGAAAGTCAGGACCAGGTTAACTCACTGACGTTTTGTGCGTATGAAGGGAGGCTTTCGATATCACGGTCCAATTCTACACACAGATCTGCATGCACACACTGCAACGGGGGTCCTTTGGaatgattctccagagaggaccATGCAGTGACAGCATCACGGAAAATAGATACGGGCATTGCAGAGAATGTTCTGTGAGCTGGACGCTTCTCGCTAGTCAAAGCAATTTCTGTTGTGAGCTGCAAAAATGGAGGTTTCCTACGCCAAAAATTATCCAAATTATGCATCGTGGAATTTTTGTCTTTCAGAATAAATTAAGCATGCACTTTTGCACAATAATTAGCACCACTAGGTGGAACTGAGGGCTCGTTCTGTTCTGCTTGTGCCATGAGGCTTTCCCCTTTCCTACTCTTTAGCAATAGATCAGAACAAATATCAATCcagggaaaacctgaattgccttTCCTCCAGTTGAATTGCCTTTCCTCCACGCCCCCCACCAAGCctggtggatgatgatgatgatgatgataataataataataataataataataataataataataataataataattcattatttcctcagccactctgggcggctcccaacagattaaaaacagaataaaacttcaaacattaaaaacttccctaaacagggctgccttcagatgtcttctaaaagtcagatagttgtttatttccttgacatctgctgggagggcgttccgcagggcggtgccaccaccaagaaggccttctgcctggttccctgtaacttggcttctcgcagtgagggaaccaccagaaggccctcagcgctggacctcagtgtccaggctgaacgatgggggtggagatgctccttcaggtatactggaccgaggccatttagggctttaaaggtcagcaccaacactttgaattgtgctcggaaatgtcctgggagccaatgtaggtctttcaggacaagAGAAAGAGTGTTTTGCAGAATTCAGAAGAATCTAGCAAGGGCTGAGGTGGAGCCGAGCGATGGTTGCGGTTAAGTCTTGGACCGGATAGTAGGCACAAGAGGCAGGAAGAGATGGGGCTTTGCATTACCTGCCGCTTGGCAAGAAGAAAAAGGGTGTTAAGTCATGTTTGGTGAACCTGCAGCCCTCTAAGTGGTGTTGGATTATGACTCctgtcaccatccctgaccattgggcatgctggcaggggctgatgggttcGAGTTCAACAAGGACTTTGTACGTTCTCCATCCTTGCCTTCAGTGTCCTTTGGCTGCTGGGCCACTGGAAACCCTGCCCGGCTAATTGCAAAATGTTCTCAATGAGGTCTAGAAGCTTTCTGCTTTAAACTGAGCAACACTGATGTTTTCCAAAAGCTACAGTCTGTGTTCTTATAAACAAAAAAccctgccctttcccccttatggggtatccaagagcccatatagagtccttacgtaggttccctactggtaggagaaaataacagaggccaaccagagaatattgagaagcaaagcagctactaagcctgatctttattgatctgttgcaacagggtcctcactcaccacacgcaggagagagaaggtcatacctacatcacagaaagggcggtctacagcagaaatctgagtgctttgtttacctcctgtctgccaggttacctgtttaatggtcacttgattggatacctggagagcctggccagtcttttgtaatgataaatacttagttcctgagccaggtcacaggctcacaccttattcatatcttaagacaggatttgtgaaggaaaagacaatggggaggctttttccattttcctttgaccttgcagagaaaacatttgctcagtttgggaatcaaaatggtttcaggttggttttcctgtgctgatctatgtacgtgcttggttggtaggtacacttatgaacatttaacatgtATCTAAGACCTCAACATTCCTATCGCAATATCAGGGTCTGTATTTAATGGTCCAAGGGTTGGACAAATAGAGGCGTATCTactagaaggaaaggaaaaaaggccAAGACAAATACAAAGTCGTTGCATGAGTGGCATGCTGACAGACATGCCTTGAAGGTAATGCTATTGCAAACAGTACAGAGGGATGGGCCATAGAAAGAGTTTTCTTGCCTACCTGCGTGTAACAACCAAGCCAAACCAGTCTGGCCTGCTGTGCAGTAGCTGCCTATGTTTCTGTTATCAGGGAATGTATCAAGATACAATAATAAAGTAAATAACTTACAGCAGAGTGGATTTCATTGCATAGTTTTACCTACAACAAATTCATGTTACAAGtttgagaaattcatggaggagaggactattgatggCTGCAAGCCAGgat
This genomic stretch from Podarcis muralis chromosome 11, rPodMur119.hap1.1, whole genome shotgun sequence harbors:
- the LOC114606349 gene encoding myogenesis-regulating glycosidase-like, coding for MEAQLSRRQGKGEKRQREDGSGTKPILHSSLESQTSRQSYLGRAALLATGLIIAVAVGLHCYTVPPMKAERVKVKEVDLWQEGFTIGNRDGEVVFRMAFQSGVLDLESCSKEGGVLSCTGTERGMFSFLMQTVKPNEAVTCYIIRWEEFEADSAVEHKMFWGDAHWYGGYEMSRQQWPISLPGSQEPAPFVTSDVYSFRNSFGGILERYWLSSKAAAVKISDSVPFHLGFNASERSLIFQARYKDSPYEPLNEPFPQLSYHVCIGSDITSVHRYMAQVHFRKPLKVPSERMFQFPIWSTWAMYKKEINQEKVLGFAQMIKKHGFKYSHIEIDDMYTQNYGDFDFDRSKFPQATDMFEKLKKDGFNVTIWIHPFVHKSSPNFEEGIEKKLFVTEPQGTLPAMVVWWNGVGAILDFTNPSARKWFQRHLRQLRTKYGVSSFKFDAGETCYLPKQFHTFHTLADPSIWSRRYAEMAIPFHELAEVRVGYRSQHISCFVRIIDRDSICGYELGLKSLIPTVLTIGLLGYPFVLPDMIGGNFLPNKTEGAVDIPDRELYIRWLELSAFMPSMQFSIPPWLYDREVIDIALKFTRLHESLVAPLLLELAGETTDTGDPIIRPIWWISPHDEAAHKIDSQFLIGDTLMVAPVLEMGKQERDIYIPAGKWRSYKGELFEKTPLLLKDYSVPLDEAPYFVLNS